The following nucleotide sequence is from Oncorhynchus kisutch isolate 150728-3 linkage group LG29, Okis_V2, whole genome shotgun sequence.
GTTTGCTCTTCTCTGCTTTCTGTGTCTGGCTCATTCACATTGGCTGTTCACACTTTCCTCTCATCAAGTGTCCCTTTCTCCCTTTTGTCAAAATATATACATCTCAAGGACAGCAAGACTGTCATATATGAAGAATGGTCATGTGCAATTAAATACATTGTTCTGTCATTTATAGTTATATAGGATAGCCCTATTTAATACCAAACAATAAAACCTCATTGAAAGTCATGATTTATTGAATGCTGTAATATTCTGTCTCAACAAACCAGGACTTGACAATGACATACATTTTGAATATATGCTGCATGGGTCATATTTTCCCTTTCACTTCACAGGGTGATTAATACTCTGAAAGAACACCACCCAAAAGAAGCAAGGATGCTTCTGGGATTACACAGCCTTGTGAAGACAAGACTGTTTACAGTGGGAGAGTGGTGAGGGGGAAGAGAAGTTAGAAAagcagaagggggaggagaggaggataggattTGTGTGCCTGTCACATGTAGCTCCTGGCAAATGTTCTTTGGAAGGTGAAGATGGGAGAGACTTAAGACAGTGGCTCTGAGCATTTACCCTATTTGTCCTGTTGTACTCAAAGGTCTGACTGGTCTGTTGCTGCAGAAACGAAACACTGATCAGCTGAGTAGGAAACTATGCAACACCATCTGTGAATCTAAGATTATACCACAAAGCATTTGACTTCATAACAGCAGAATAACTATGAATACTGTAATGTAAGCAGTCAAACAAGTATAATATTAGTttccaaataaaaataaactgcAGGAATTTTGTAATTTTATATGATTttcacttcgcggctgagctatTGTTGCTCTTGGATGTTTGCACTTCACAATAgcagtacttacagttgaccggggaagctctggCAGGGCCAAaattttatgaactgacttgttgggtccacattgaaagtcacagaGTTCTTCAGTATGGGGcattctactgtcattgtatgtaaatggagattgcatggcggattgctcaattttatacacctgtcagcaacagatatggctgaaatagccaaatccactaatttgaaggggtgtccacatacactacactacatgtcCATCTGTATTCCTGACAGAGGGAGTGGGTTACATTAATGGGTGTGTGTGATTCAATACATAAAAGGCCTTTAAAATGTCCCCAAAGTGGGCCTCCccgtggcgcagcggtctaaggcactgcattgcagtgctagttGTGCCACCAGAGGCTCGGCAGCCAGCCGTGACTGGGAGGTCCATGGGTCAacgtacaattggcctagcgttgccTGGGttaggccggtagggatatcctcgTCTTTcagcgcactagcgactcctgtggctgaccaggtcgctaggtgtacggtgtttcctcagacacattggtgcggctagcttccgggttggatgcgcgctgtgttaagaagcagtgcagcttggttgggttgtgtttcagaggacgcatggctctcgaccttcgtctctcccgagcccatatgggagttgtagcgatgagacaagacagtaactactaataattggataccacgaaattggggagaaaaagggggtaaaaaaaaaggcTCAAGTATTTTAAGCCAATACACAAATCAACCCATACAGTTACATGAGAATACAACAATTATAAGCAATATACAGTACTCAAATGCACACTCTCTATTTAACGAAAATGTCAACAGCGCATTTACCGTTCCCAACCACACTGAACACTTAAAaagtccactccagtgtaaagcacagagagagagcgcgacagacaGAACGGTCTTGGCTGTTAACTTCCGTCTCAGTTGCActcatctgcctgtctgtccaatATGCCGTTGGTTTGTCTGTCGCGCCAACCgagagctctcacacacacagaagaaaCATTTACATCCTCCTTCTTGATAGCTGGTGCGCTCTTAAGACCTCTTAAGGATCGGCTCCCTTTTTCCAATTtacgcctaaaatgacatacccaaatcgaacTGCCTCTAGCAaagatatgcattttcttggtaccatttgaaaggaaacatgaagtttgtagaaatatgaaaggaatgtaggagaataacacattagatctggtaaaagataatacaaagaaatgcaagagaaaggccataatgtattattccagcccagatgcaatttagattttggccactagatggcagcggtgtatgcaaagttttagactgatccaatgaaccattgcatttgggcgggggggggggggggggggggggtttcaagactgcccaaatgtgcctaatttgtttattaataacatttcatgttcaaaactgcactctcctcaaacaatagtatggtgttatttcactgtaatagtcaCTGTAaactggacagtgcagttagattaacaagaatgtgagctttctgccaatatcagatatgtttttgttacatacaacctcatgctaatcgcattagtgCAACTGTCCCACAGGGAACACACCAATCATGAAGAAGTTAGTGGTAGAGCACGGTGAAGGCTCTGTGCAGGATTTCACTACAACACTGAAACATATGGAATACCTCCATGAAATGCCACACGTAGAGCACAACAACTCTTAAAAAGCAAAGGCATTAATAAAAGTGCAGACAGGAAGATTGGAGAAAATAATTGCTCTATACTGTTTAACAGCAGTAAATTTGGTCTCAATAAATAGGAATGTTTTTGAATGGTACATCTATACTACAAAAACAGATCTACATATAAGCAGAGGTAATGCAAGAAGGCACCATTCAAGTATACACGTATGATCATATAAGGAACAATAAATAATCAACGTTAAATCACCCAATAAGTTGCGGCCTTCACTTGATTTCATTGGTTTTGTTAGGCTGTGACCATTTGTACAAACACGAGCATATCAGCACCACTAACAACTAGGAAATGGCAGATCAAAAGATGCAGTTTAGAGTTCAGTAAACTTTGTTTGAGATAAAGAACTTTAATATATGCTATTTTGGTACCAAAAGTTCCAAGGCAAATTAGAACAGTACTGTCATGGGATGGAATGTTAGGCCCTAACATTGACTCAGGATAGTTTGCCAAactcagtaactacagtaggccTATGGCATTAGATGACAGAAACATCTTCAACCTtctttctctccatgtctcctgattcGGTAAAAGGTTCACTCAATCCTTACCACCttcgaaaacaggtttagaattaGATCTTATTAACCCAAAACCATCTTTGACGCGAACTAACTAATCTGTACCAGTTGTTCTGGCTATAAAATTGTACCTACACCAGAAATATTAATCTCCAGTCTGAGCCACACTGTGTCTTCtagttcccccctctctccctacagaTCATAGAAATCAAGGTGTGCTCCGGAGGGGTATTCATCCTCCAGCAGCACCTTCATCAGCTTAGCACAGGAGTCTTCACAGGTGAGCAGCTGACCCTGGGAGAGCATGACTGAGAAGGACTTCCTCACACCAGGGTCTGCCGTGCAGTCCCTGGCCTCCACCTGCATGTCCGTGTCCAGGGGACctagagaaacacagagacaggatcTAGGTTGGTTACAAGTCACTGGATGGTCATGTTAGAAAGGAAACAAATTTCAATATCGTGATAATGTGCAGTTATGATGATCCGTTTCAAGGGTAAATTTCAGCTGAACTGGAATTGACCCCAGGCCTGACTGTAACATAGCTAAGTTCATAGGTCAAAGACATCCATAATAAATCCATTCAGTGCTCTATTTCAAAATCAGTAGTCTTACTACCTGGGGATTAATTTAATCTCCAATGCCAGGTTGAATTAGTCTGGCTAACGCCAAACTCTCGAAGTCCTCCTGACTTCAGAGTCTGAAATGGGGCTGTTCTCGGCACAATGCATCAAATGAAGGGTGCTGTGCTTTTACTGGTTGACTATCctgtctttctcactcaaacacctacaagcagccacacacagccCCAGGGCACCGCCCCCTTCCATTACAATGGTTgaattttcaaataaaaaaactaGGAGGGGAAAAAAACTTTTCAGGGAACCAATCAAATATGTTGCACAATTTCTGAGCGCATATTGCATTAACAAACAGCCGCCTTTCCAGACCAGTGTGGTCATAGCTCACCCTGCGCTGTAAGTCACGTGGGTCGTGTCAGCCAGGCTAAGGTTGAATGGCTCTTGACAGACACATGAACGATGACCAAATCAATTTCatatgctttaaaaaaatatatatatataaatggaaTAAAGGTCAGTTCAGGAGTGTGTACCTGAggtgtattgttttatttatcaGAGGTTAAAAGCCTAAAGCTACCTGGGGAATAGTTGAGTACACGAAGGTCCGGCTCCTCCTCTGCCAGCACACGGAACATCATGTCTCGGGCTGCCTTGCCTGTGCAGTACAGCACCCAGGAGGGGAGGGGCTGCAGGGCACACAACGAGCTCACGTTGACTACACAGCGCCGCAGCCCCTGTCGTCGTGGGAACACCTGCAGCAGGCCGGCTGTCAGGCTGAGGGCGGAGCTTACGTTGAGTGACAGGTAGGAGTCCACCTCCGCCATGTTGGTGAAACTCTGGGCATAGCGCGACACGTCTCCCAGAGAggctggagggggaggggaacAGGGGGAGGGAATGGGAAAATGTCAGATTATACAACGGTTGAATTATATCACTTGCAGTGTGTGGACTAGGCTGTATAGTCCGATTTTATTGTAGCTTTGTGAGATTTGATGAGCACAATCAAATACTAATTTATTTattaatcaaatctaattgtaacTAAAGATGAGAAAAATCATGAGACCTAATTTGATAATCTGTAAActgaacacttttttttgttggaTAATTGTCATAGTAGACGTATGGAAGTCAAGCAAGCAGGAAGGCAGTAAACTATTACAGGTGGATGAATAATTTACCAGCATTGTTTATCAGTATGAGATGTTCAATATCCTCGGAGGAAATCTCTTTCGCCGCCCTGATGACACTTTCCACCCCTTCTTTCATTCCCAGGTCTACGACAACACAACGAGTTACCAACCCTGCCCTGCCCGCATCCGACGAAGCCAAATTTTCCTGGAGTTCCCGCAATTTGTCATCGGAGCGAGCGGCCAAAACAAGCACCGACCTCGGTTTAAGTAACAGAGAAATCTCTTTCGCTATGGTTCGGCCAAATCCTTTGGACGCCCCGGTGATGATGCACAGCGCTCTCCCTAGGTCCTTCGCGTCTGGTATAATTACGTTGCAGATACCATTGGCCTGCATTTTGGTGAAATGGGAGCGGAGATGTACAGCTTCTACTTATAAAGGCTGGCAGAGTTTTGTAAAGAACCGTTTTAAAATAATTGTTCAAATCGATTAGATTGAGGAACGGATATGGATGCCAAAAATAAACATGACGAATGAGCACTTCTTTTATCCCGCCCACTTTAGGATGTTCAAGCAAATTCGCGATTTAGTTTGTAAAATGAATAAGCAAATGTTTTATTATATGCCTACATGTGCGCTGTGCTGGCCAAAATGTGTTCTTATCAATGATGTATCTTATTGTAGCgatatccgcgcttataaacTGGGGTCGCTACATTATTTAAgcaaatgaaaaatgaaaatatAAGATAAGACAACCCTCAGTAGCCACTTGAGCCATAGACTCCAAATAAGTGTCATAATGTTGGAAAAATTGCCCACAACATTGCACAGGTCTTATTTTCACGATTTGGACATTAATTCGCTTTTCAAagctaataaacatgtggaaatgtgagCCGCATTTTGTAGTCCTAGTTGAATTCGTTAGGGAGCGTAAACAAAGTACACACTTTTTTACATTCAAATTTCAATagttccttggtcatgtgacctagtgacttcaaacaaggttcagaatgtccactgactacccttctatattgcacaccctttcGTTTGTTCATTTTTATCTTTTTTCATTTTATGTTTTACACACATTTTTCAAAATttagaatttcaatagctccatggtcatgtgacctaatgtccgctgactacccttctatattgcacactctTGTTTGTGTACTGTAAAATCACGCGGTGTAACGTACATTTTTCATAGTTTCACATTtgcaatagctccttggtcatgtcaaTTACGCTCCTAAGCATGCAGTGGATATACACCCATATTGCATAACCTCTAGTCATGTATCTTCTATATTGTTGTACATTAATATTAGTTTGACAATTACGGGGTTCAGTCCAGTGTTGTGTTTACCCTTTTCTTTAATATTTATCTATAATAATTGGCAGTTCTAAGTACTTATTTTccctgttttttatttttccaCAGTATTTAACagtggtacacaataggagagagacaaaTAATATCTCCTTTCGTTGGAAAAGTATGAGAGTCatgctattaattgtccaaagcagggatggagagtgagctggtgaggtaggctgcagtgggtttgctggtcaatacatatactgaacatgtaACCACAGTAATGGTGGCCAGTAAATCaatgaataaaacattttatattGAAAAATTTAACTGAAATTGTAGACCTTTAATCTTTTAAAACATGTCAGACACTTAAATTCAAATAAGTATGAAACATTTCCGTGTTAACTTTctctttatccctggttgatggacatttcagagcctcttcagtgtggatggggtatagcatacattttcaacaacaaagacTGCACTTCTAGTTTGTGTTCTTTACTCTGTTGAACTCTTTTGTCTTCATTCCTAGGCACAGCACATGGAACCACCGTTGGCATGCAAAACATTCAATCTAAAACAAAACAAAGCGTAACACGTTATAAATAATATCAAATATCAATGCTGTATGACGAATTAGCCATCCATTGTGATATGTCATAAATTGTCTTACATGCCGTCACTGTTGTCAAAATATTATAAACATGTTAAATAAAGTTACTAACCCAGTCAGTCTTAGGGCCACATCTAGGTCCTTTATCAGTGGCACACATGAAGCAGTTGTTGGCTTTGTTGAACTCTGAAATCATAGGCATGAAATGAACATATGGCTGTCCCACACAACAACGTAAAAATAAAgaatttacatttactttgaattAAATGTCATTACATACCAGAAATGTTTAGTATATTCTTAGCCATTTCTTTTCACAGTTGCTCCATGTGTTTTTTGAAGGCTCCATGTCAATTTGGGAGGGGATGTTGGGGAAGTTCTGTGCAACTTCCTTGGCCATCTACACCAAAAAATAAAATAGAGTTTTTGACCTAATTGTCACAACAGCTAACCATTCATTATTGAAAATATAACTACCAAACCTGCATTACAAAGACCCCACCGCTGAAGGTGTCCTGCTACATGGTGTGAATTATTTCCCCTCCTTTCCACTTTATGTCCACCCAGTCGTCTTTTCCATGACAGGATCTTCTCATTTTGAAGTATTCTCTTTTTTATGTAAACATAGTGGAATTCTGATTAGTTATAGGCAAATGAATACACAAGCCAAATGTGTATGCTGTTTTCCTTATCACTATAATCTAGTAGGTAATTTCCTTTATGCCCCTTTCTACACACAGCCTAAATTATAGGCACTGAACCATTTACAGGACAATAATAAAAGTAGCATATAGGATCCAACCCTATCACATAGTGAATAAATGTAGAGCGTTTGTAGactttaagaaaaaaatattaagTGACAGTTTCATCAGTACGTGCTTAAAGAAAGTCATAGCACAAAGATCACAGATGACAGTGCCCACTAAATCTATAACAATAGATAATGAATTGTAAGCACCAAAGTGTTTGCcaaaataatatctgaaaatgtcagTTGTTGAACATAATACTTCTATTTGCAATACCAATTTATGATATAGGCAGTTGAGGAATATCCCATGTACCAACACTACATGTAGGACGGACATTCCCACATACAGTATTTTTTATTCAAcaaggtaagccagttgagaacaagttctcatttacaactgcgacctggccaagataaagcaaagcagtgtgacacaaacaacaacacagagttacacatggaataaacaaacatacagtcaatagcacaatagaaaagtacatatacagtgtgtgcaaattaagtaagattagggaggtaaggcaataaataggctgtagtggtaaaataattacaatttcacAAATAAACACGAgtgagatgtgcagaagatgaatgtgcaagtagagatactggtgtgtaaacgagcaaacaaatatatataaataaataacaatgtggGGATGGGGTAGTTGGATGTTCTACTTACAGATGGGCTacgtacaggtgcaatgatctgtaagctgctctgacagctgatgcttaaagatagtgagggagatatgagtctccagcttcagtgatttttgcaattcgtttcagtcactggcagcagagaactggaaggaaaggcggccaaaggaggaataggctttgggggtgaccagtgaaatatacctgctggagcgggttctacgggtgggtgctgctatggtgaccagtgagctgagataaggcgggactttatctagcaaggacttatagatgacctggagccagtgggtttggcgacgaatatgaagcgaggggcagccaacgagagcatacaggtcgcagtggtgggtagtatatggggctttggtgacgaaacggatggcactgtgatagactgcattcaatttgctgagtagagtgttggaggctattttgtacatgacatcgctgaagtcaaggatcagtaggatagtccgttttacgagggtatgtttggcagcatgagtgaaggatgctttgttgtgaaatagcaaGCTGATTCcatatttaattttggattggagatgcttaatgtgagtctggaaggagagtttacagtctaaccagacacctaggtatttgtggttgtccacatattctaagtcagaaccatccagagtagtgatgctaggcgggtgGGCAgatgcgggcagtgatcggttgaagagcatgcatttagttttacttgcatttaagagcagttggtggccacggaaggagagttgtatggcattgaagctcgtctggaggtttgttaacacagtgtccaaagaagggccagaagtatacagaatggtgtcgtctgcgtagaggtggatcagagaatcaccagcctcaggagcgacatcattgatgtatacagagaaaagagtcggcctgagaattgaaccctgtggcacccccatagagactggcagaagtccggacaacaggccctcccatttgacacactgaactctgtctgagaagtagttggtgaaccagactaggcagtcatttgagaaaccaaggctgttgagtctgccgataagaatgctgtgattgacagagtcgaatgccttggccaggtcgaaggATACAGCTGCACATTATTGTCTTTTGTCGATGGtgattatgatatcgtttaggaccttga
It contains:
- the LOC109874008 gene encoding sepiapterin reductase produces the protein MQANGICNVIIPDAKDLGRALCIITGASKGFGRTIAKEISLLLKPRSVLVLAARSDDKLRELQENLASSDAGRAGLVTRCVVVDLGMKEGVESVIRAAKEISSEDIEHLILINNAASLGDVSRYAQSFTNMAEVDSYLSLNVSSALSLTAGLLQVFPRRQGLRRCVVNVSSLCALQPLPSWVLYCTGKAARDMMFRVLAEEEPDLRVLNYSPGPLDTDMQVEARDCTADPGVRKSFSVMLSQGQLLTCEDSCAKLMKVLLEDEYPSGAHLDFYDL